One part of the Marinobacterium rhizophilum genome encodes these proteins:
- a CDS encoding efflux RND transporter permease subunit → MILPDISIRRPVLATVMSLLILLIGFISYDRLTVREYPKIDLPVVTVETTYPGASASIIESQVTQIIEDSLSGIEGVDFMNSISRTESSQITITFKIERDPDQAANDVRDRVGRIRAQLPEDIDEPVVSKTEADAQPIIYLSFASDHHNPMEITRIADQQVKDRLQTVAGVANVLIFGERRYSMRIWLDPDRMAAYSLVPQDIEAALRRQNVEIPAGRIESQDREFTILTRTDTNAVEEFERIILRNIDHYPVRIRDVARVEVAPQNTRIITRFRGESAVALGVVKQATANPLDVSSGIRDELARLQPSLPDGMRVEVAYDSSVFIDESIKSVYQTLLQAGALVVLVIFFFLRNLRATLIPVITIPLSLVGAFAMMHLMGFSINTLTLLALVLAIGLVVDDAIVMLENIYRHVEDGLDPIQAAFRGSKEIAFAVIATTLTLVAVFAPVAFTEGRTGRLFTEFALTLAGAVVVSTFVALTLSPMMASRMLHHETRHSALFNLIEGWLLTLARGYQALLELVLHSRLLTLVIMLASIGAGTFFYQQLPEELAPFEDRGTIMSFSIAPEGSTPDYVDRYARQIEGIISGVPEQNRFFTVVGFPTETNTLTFIGLSRWEERERKQQAIVESLTPQLYAGVPGTMSFAMNLPSLGQSIISRPVEFVIKSQADYSELKRISDELLNRVRQNPNFIQADSDLKLNKPELQLIVNRDKVSDIGLEVDSIGRSLETYMAGRNVTRFKRDGEQYDVIVQIEDANRRTPSDLTDIHVRSPAGDMIQLANLVELSETVAPKELNHFDKVRAVKLQSLLAPGYSLGEALSFLEQNLAEIAPAASFDYTGPSREFKESSSSLQLTFALALCFIFLVLAAQFESFRNPLIILLSVPPALCGALLALHYSGGTLSVYSQIGLITLVGLVTKHGILIVEFANQLQDQGMALRDAILRAAGLRLRPILMTTGATVLGALPLAIAFGAGAESRQQIGWVIVGGMTFGTLLTLFVIPTVYSFLGKRTFKDVAPLPHPQ, encoded by the coding sequence ATGATTCTGCCCGATATCAGTATCCGGCGGCCGGTGCTGGCGACGGTCATGAGCCTGCTGATTCTGCTGATCGGCTTTATCAGTTACGACCGCCTGACAGTGCGCGAATACCCCAAGATCGACCTGCCGGTGGTCACGGTTGAAACCACCTACCCCGGCGCCAGCGCCTCGATTATCGAATCCCAGGTGACCCAGATCATCGAGGACTCGCTGTCCGGCATCGAGGGGGTCGATTTCATGAACTCCATCAGCCGCACCGAGAGCAGTCAGATCACCATCACCTTCAAGATCGAGCGCGACCCGGACCAGGCCGCCAACGACGTGCGTGACCGCGTTGGCCGCATTCGCGCCCAGCTGCCGGAGGATATCGACGAGCCGGTGGTTTCCAAGACCGAAGCCGATGCCCAGCCCATCATTTACCTGTCCTTCGCCTCCGACCATCACAACCCGATGGAAATCACCCGCATCGCCGACCAGCAGGTGAAAGACCGCCTGCAGACCGTGGCCGGGGTGGCCAATGTGCTTATTTTCGGTGAACGGCGCTACTCCATGCGCATCTGGCTCGACCCCGACCGCATGGCGGCCTACAGCCTGGTTCCGCAGGACATCGAAGCGGCGCTGCGCAGGCAGAACGTCGAGATCCCCGCCGGCCGCATCGAAAGCCAGGACCGCGAATTCACCATCCTGACCCGTACCGACACCAATGCTGTCGAAGAATTCGAGCGCATCATTCTGCGCAATATCGACCACTACCCGGTGAGGATTCGCGATGTGGCCCGGGTGGAGGTCGCACCGCAGAACACGCGCATCATCACGCGCTTTCGCGGCGAAAGCGCCGTGGCCCTGGGCGTCGTGAAACAGGCGACGGCAAACCCGCTGGATGTCTCCAGCGGCATCCGCGACGAACTGGCCCGGCTGCAGCCCAGCCTGCCGGACGGCATGCGCGTCGAGGTGGCCTACGACTCCTCGGTCTTTATCGACGAGTCCATCAAGTCCGTGTACCAGACCCTGCTGCAGGCCGGCGCCCTGGTGGTACTGGTGATTTTCTTCTTCCTGCGCAACCTGCGCGCCACCCTGATACCGGTAATCACCATTCCGCTGTCCCTGGTCGGTGCCTTTGCCATGATGCACCTGATGGGGTTCAGCATTAACACCCTGACCCTGCTGGCGCTGGTGCTGGCCATCGGCCTGGTGGTGGACGACGCCATCGTCATGCTGGAAAACATCTACCGCCACGTGGAGGACGGGCTGGACCCGATTCAGGCGGCCTTCAGGGGCAGCAAGGAAATCGCCTTTGCCGTCATTGCCACAACCCTCACCCTGGTGGCCGTTTTCGCCCCGGTCGCCTTTACCGAAGGACGCACCGGCCGGCTGTTTACCGAGTTCGCCCTGACCCTGGCCGGCGCCGTGGTGGTATCCACCTTTGTGGCCCTGACCCTGTCGCCGATGATGGCCTCGCGCATGCTGCACCACGAAACGCGCCACTCGGCGCTGTTCAACCTGATCGAGGGCTGGCTGCTGACGCTGGCGCGGGGTTACCAGGCCCTGCTGGAGCTTGTGCTGCATTCCCGCCTGCTGACGCTGGTGATCATGCTGGCCAGTATCGGCGCCGGCACCTTCTTCTACCAGCAGCTGCCAGAGGAGCTCGCGCCCTTCGAGGATCGCGGCACCATCATGTCATTCTCCATTGCCCCGGAGGGTTCCACGCCGGATTACGTCGACCGCTACGCCCGCCAGATTGAAGGCATTATCAGCGGCGTGCCGGAGCAGAACCGTTTCTTCACGGTGGTGGGTTTTCCCACCGAAACCAACACCCTGACCTTTATCGGCCTGAGCCGCTGGGAGGAACGCGAGCGCAAGCAGCAGGCGATCGTCGAGTCCCTCACGCCGCAGCTCTACGCTGGCGTACCGGGCACCATGTCCTTTGCCATGAACCTGCCGTCCCTGGGCCAGAGCATCATCTCGCGCCCGGTGGAATTCGTGATCAAGTCCCAGGCCGACTACAGCGAGCTCAAGCGCATCAGCGATGAACTGCTCAACCGGGTGCGGCAGAACCCGAACTTCATCCAGGCGGACAGCGATCTGAAGCTCAACAAGCCCGAGCTGCAGCTCATCGTCAATCGCGACAAGGTGTCGGACATCGGCCTGGAGGTCGACAGCATTGGCCGCTCGCTGGAAACCTACATGGCCGGGCGCAATGTGACGCGCTTCAAGCGCGATGGCGAGCAGTATGACGTGATCGTCCAGATCGAGGATGCCAATCGGCGCACCCCAAGCGACCTGACGGATATCCATGTTCGCAGCCCGGCTGGGGACATGATCCAGCTGGCCAACCTGGTCGAGCTGAGCGAAACCGTGGCCCCCAAGGAGCTGAACCACTTCGACAAGGTGCGGGCGGTCAAGCTGCAGTCCCTGCTGGCACCGGGCTACAGCCTGGGCGAAGCCCTGAGCTTCCTCGAGCAGAACCTGGCCGAGATCGCGCCCGCTGCGAGCTTTGACTACACCGGGCCCTCGCGGGAATTCAAGGAGTCCAGCAGCAGTCTGCAGCTGACCTTCGCCCTGGCACTGTGCTTTATCTTCCTGGTGCTGGCCGCCCAGTTCGAAAGCTTCCGCAACCCACTCATCATCCTGCTGTCAGTGCCACCGGCACTGTGCGGCGCCCTGCTCGCGCTGCATTACAGCGGCGGCACCCTCAGCGTGTATAGCCAGATCGGCCTGATCACCCTGGTGGGGCTGGTCACCAAACACGGCATTCTGATTGTCGAGTTCGCCAACCAGCTGCAGGACCAGGGCATGGCGCTGCGCGATGCCATCCTTCGCGCCGCCGGCCTGCGCCTGCGCCCGATCCTGATGACCACCGGCGCCACTGTACTGGGCGCCCTGCCGCTGGCCATCGCCTTTGGCGCCGGGGCTGAATCACGCCAGCAGATTGGCTGGGTGATCGTCGGCGGCATGACCTTCGGCACCCTGCTGACCCTGTTCGTCATCCCCACTGTCTATAGTTTCCTCGGCAAGCGCACCTTCAAGGATGTCGCCCCGCTTCCCCATCCGCAATAA